In Erigeron canadensis isolate Cc75 chromosome 1, C_canadensis_v1, whole genome shotgun sequence, a single window of DNA contains:
- the LOC122584933 gene encoding acyl-protein thioesterase 2-like — translation MSHHSSNRDSGRNVRRSNVEFGRTFVVMPKGTHKATIVWLHGIGEKGSSWTQILESFSLPHIKWICPSAPSRQVTLFGGYPCTAWFNMTSMSVDACDDLDGLDASAQHVANLLTSEPDDVKLGVAGFSMGAAVALYSATCRALGQYGNGNRYPINLSAALALSGWLPSPRNLRNRVGASQEAARRAISLPILHCHGQVDDVVEYKLGENSAQTMYSAGFQNLTFRSYNGLGHYTIIEEINDVCSWLNSWLGA, via the exons ATGAGTCACCATAGCTCAAACCGTGATTCAG GAAGAAATGTTCGAAGATCAAATGTGGAGTTTGGAAGGACTTTTGTGGTCATGCCCAAAGGAACTCATAAAGCAACTATTGTTTGGTTACATGGCATTGGTGAGAAGGGCTCAAG TTGGACTCAAATCTTGGAAAGTTTTTCACTTCCTCAT ATCAAATGGATCTGCCCAAGTGCACCATCGCGTCAAGTAACGCTATTTGGTGGATATCCTTGCACTGCTT GGTTTAATATGACAAGCATGTCAGTAGATGCTTGTGACGATTTGGATGGGTTGGATGCTTCAGCACAACATGTTGCAAATCTCTTGACTAGTGAACCTGATGATG TTAAACTAGGAGTTGCAGGCTTCAGCATGGGTGCGGCTGTTGCTCTCTACTCTGCAACGTGTCGAGCTCTTGGGCAATATGGGAATGGGAATCGATACCCCATCAACCTTAGTGCGGCATTGGCTCTCAGTGGTTGGCTCCCTTCTCCAAG GAATCTAAGGAATAGAGTGGGAGCATCACAAGAAGCTGCAAGACGTGCAATATCGCTACCTATTTTGCATTGTCACGGCCAAG TCGATGATGTGGTAGAGTACAAACTTGGAGAAAACTCTGCACAAACCATGTATTCTGCTGGATTCCAGAACCTAACATTTCGATCATACAATGG GCTTGGACATTACACAATCATAGAAGAGATTAACGATGTTTGCAGTTGGCTCAATTCATGGTTAGGGGCTTAA
- the LOC122585787 gene encoding 60S ribosomal protein L6, mitochondrial-like — protein sequence MEAQFFRFLKIVGVGFKARAESEGRLLFLKLGYSHEVELTVPPAVRVFCFKPNIVCCTGIDKQRVHQFAAAVRSCKPPEVYKGKGIMYIDEVIKKKQGKKSK from the coding sequence ATGGAAGCTCAATTCTTTCGATTTCTCAAGATAGTGGGAGTTGGTTTTAAAGCTAGAGCAGAATCAGAAGGTCGTTTATTGTTTTTGAAGCTGGGGTACAGTCATGAGGTGGAATTAACAGTGCCTCCTGCTGTTAGAGTGTTTTGTTTCAAACCCAATATCGTTTGTTGCACGGGAATAGACAAGCAAAGGGTGCACCAGTTTGCTGCCGCTGTTCGTAGCTGTAAACCCCCAGAGGTTTACAAAGGCAAAGGTATCATGTATATTGACGAggttataaagaaaaaacaaggAAAGAAATCGAAATAA